A region from the Aegilops tauschii subsp. strangulata cultivar AL8/78 chromosome 5, Aet v6.0, whole genome shotgun sequence genome encodes:
- the LOC109766063 gene encoding probable E3 ubiquitin-protein ligase ATL45: MPGSAVVLIGAFVAALLGVSLSTVVLCSSRRQAHRASPSPSPSQRSVVDLELGLGLGRQCGIDEAVLAAYPTAVYSSAARRLGEGQSLMAAAAALGEDGQAPGDTRDTTCAVCLTEYADGDDLRWLPGCRHAFHRPCLDEWLRRRPSCPLCRT, translated from the coding sequence ATGCCCGGCTCCGCCGTGGTGCTGATCGGCGCCTTCGTGGCCGCGCTTCTCGGCGTCTCCCTCTCCACCGTCGTCCTCTGCTCCAGCCGGCGCCAGGCGCACCgcgcgtcgccgtcgccgtcgccgtcacaGCGGAGCGTCGTCGACCTCGAGCTCGGCCTCGGGCTGGGGCGACAGTGCGGGATCGACGAGGCCGTCCTGGCCGCGTACCCGACCGCAGTGTATTCTTCGGCTGCGAGGCGACTGGGCGAAGGCCAGAGCCTGATGGCTGCTGCCGCCGCGTTGGGCGAAGATGGCCAGGCGCCGGGAGACACGCGCGACACGACGTGCGCGGTGTGCCTGACGGAGTACGCAGACGGCGACGATCTTCGTTGGCTGCCCGGGTGCCGGCATGCGTTCCACCGGCCGTGCCTCGACGaatggctgcggcggcggccgagctgcCCGCTCTGCCGCACGTAG